The following is a genomic window from Verrucomicrobiota bacterium.
GTCCGGCGGATGGCGGGGCTGACCCTCGTGGCCATTCACGATGCGCCGTCGCAGGGCGCGTTGATGCGGTTGCTGCGGCACGAACGCGGGATGACTCGCGCCTCAGCAGCGCTCGCCACCGGCGCGTGGGGAGATGCGAAGCTGGCTTCGGAATTGCATGCGTTGCTCGAGGACCGCGAGGACCTGGTGGCCCGCAGCGCGGCCTCGGCACTCGGACAGTTGCGAAACCCGGACTCGCGGGCGCCCGTGCTCGCGGCGTTCGAATCGCGTGGTCCCGTGGTGCAGGAACAGGCCGCGTGGGCGCTTGGCGAGTTGAAGCATACGAACGCCACCACGGTCATGACCGCGAAGCTGACGACACCCCACGAGACTCTGAAGACCGCGATCGTGCTCGCGCTCGGGAAAGCCGGCGACAAGCGCGCGCTGCCTTCGATCCGGCAGGTGCTGGTGCAGATTACGTTCGACATCAACCTGCCGCGCGCGCGGGAAGCCGCGTTCACGGTGCTGACCGACGCGGGCGACAAGCTGGCGATCCCGCGCGCGATTCAAATCGTGACGCTCCCCGTCATTCCGCCGCCGCCGGGAGGCGGGCCGAGTTTTGACGAGCCGTTCGTCCGCATCGCGGCGCTGCGGTATCTTGCCGCTGTCGGGGATCGCGCCACGGGGAACGCGCTGGTCGCGGCGGTGAAAGTGCCGCTCCCGTCGGAAATCCGTCCGGCGGTCGCCGAGACGCTGGGCAAGCTGCTCGGCGGGAGTTTTCAGCCGGTGCCGGACGAGACGTTCCGAAGTTACTTCGTGGAGAGCGTGGCGCCCCGCGAGCACAAGCCAGCGCCGCCCCTGGGCGTGGTGGCGGTGCCGTGAAGTTCGAGGGCGGGCCGCGCGGTTGAAGCCGGATTCGACAGCCCTACTTGGGCTCGGGAGGCATCGCGGGTTTGTCGGGCATCGCGGCGAGTTCGGCCTTCGCTTCGGGATCGCCCTGTTTGGCCGCCTCCTCGTGATCCTGTTTCGCGCCCTTGCCGTAGAGATACATCTGCGCGAGTTCGAGCTGCGCCTGCGCGTCCCCCTTGAGCGCCTTCTCTCTCGCGGCTGAAAGTTCGGACGAAGTGCACGCAGCGAACAGCGCCCACGTCGCGGCGAGCGACCCCAACAGCGCGAAGCGATCTTCCCGACGCTTGGCAACGTGAACATCTTTCGCTGTCCGCTCGTGCCGCGACGGCGCAACAAGCGGCGAGCAGCAGTAATGCGCGCCTCATGCGAGTTCGAGCCCTTTCATGCGGCCCCGGCCGCTGGCGAAGTTGTCCGTCTCGATGCCGAGGCGTTGGAGCATGGCGACGAAAATCTGGCCGGCGGGCGTGTTGTTCCTTTGATCGCCCGCGAGGTGCTGTCCGTGCTTGAACCCGCCGCCGGCGAGCAGCAAGGGCATGTTGCGCGTGTCGTGGCTCGACGCGTTGCCGAGGTTTGAGCCGTAGAGCACCATCGTGTTCGCCAGCAGGTCCGCGCCGGATTCCTTGGATGACTTGAGCTTCGCGAGGAACGCCGCCAGCAGCTTCATCTGCTCCAGTTCGATGACGCGGAGTTGCGCGAGCTTTTCCGGGTCCTTCCCGTGGTGCGACAGGTTGTGCCAGTCGATCGTGATGCCCTGAACGGGCGGCACGCTGTTGTGGCCCTGGATCATCAGCGTGATGACGCGAGTGGAGTCGGTCTGCAAGGCGAGGTGCGCGAGGTCGAACATCAGGCGCGTGCGGGCGACGAAGTCCGCGGCGTTCTGCACGTCCGTCGGCGGCGGCGTGCTCACCTGCGGTTTCGGCTTCTTCGCCCAGTCTTCGGCGAGCTTGAGCCGTTGCTCGACCTCGCGGACGGTCGTGAAATACTCGTCGAGCTTCTCGCGGTCGCGCGCGGTCACGCGGGATTGGAGCCGCTTCGCGTCGCCGGCCACGGTGTCCATGATGCTCCGGCCGTCGCGCAGCCGGTCGCCCTGCTGCGCGACCTCGCGGGGCGTGCCGTTGACGAAGAGCTTCTTGAAGACCTCGCTCGGCCGCCAGTCCGCCGGCACCTTCACGCCGCTGCGCGAGACGGAAAGGCCGGTGCCGCCGTTGCCGGTGTTGAGCACGAGGCTCCCGAAGCGCGTCGCGGGCGGAAGCTTCTCAAGCACGAACTGGTCGAGGGAAATGGTGTTGCGAAAGCTGCTCGCGCCCGGATGCGGCGCGGCCGTCAGGAAGCTCGCCTCGCTCGAATGCCCGCCGTCCACCTCCGGATGCGACACGCCGCTGAACAAGGTGAAGCCGCGGCGAAACTCCTTGAGCGGCTCCAGATAGGGCGTCAGCTCGAAGTCGCGCCCGGTTGTCGCGGGGAACAGGTTCTCCGCGTGAATGCCGAGCGTCGCGCAGCAGCAGACCATGCGGCGGATGGGTCCGGCGGCGGCGGCGCGGGCGAACGGCGCAGACGAGTCGAGCGCGGGCAGCGCGAGCGAGACACCCGCGGCGCGGAGAAACTGTCGGCGGCTGATGAAGCTCATGAGTGCTGAGTTTCGACTGCGGGACGTTGGACTGGCTTCAAGGTGGTGTCACGGCACGATTTCCACGATGCAATCGAACAACTCGCCGTGGCGCCTGCCGGCCCGGGTGATGTCGAAGGCCACGATGCGCACGCCGGGCGTGGCGTCCGCGTCGGCGGCGAGCTTCAGCATGAAGTGCGTGACGGTCTGCGCGGCGACGCCGTGACCCCAACCCTTCGGCTCAGCCACGAGGCCAGGCGGCGCGTGCGGAGTGATCTCGAACGCGACGGGCTTCGACTCGAAGTTGCGCACGTTCACCTTCACCTCGGCGGAGCCGCCGCGCTTGACCTGCACGCGGTGCGGTTCGGCGCGCACCCAGAACGGGTCGAACCACCAGCGATACTCCGGCTCGCTGCTCACGGTCTTGAACGCGTCGCGCATGTCGTAGGCCCATTTGCGGTAGCGCTCGATGAACTTCGCAGGCTGGTCCATCACGTAGCTGTGGCCGCCGAGCAGGATGTCGGGCCTGAGCTTCGACAGGTATTCCGCGCCGACGATGTAGCCTTCATCGAGGATGCCGCTGGTGCGCGCGCACATCGCCTCGTGGCCGTTCTGCTGCGGGTCCGCAGGGTTGCCGAAGATGTTGTCGCCGGTGAACGCGACCTTGCGCCCGTCAATCACGCCCGTCATGCACAACGCGAATTCGGTCTGGCCCGGCATCCAGTCGATCGTGAAACGAAAGCCCTCCCACGCGAACTGTTCGCCGGACTTGAAGAGCCGGTCGAACTTCAGCCGGTCCACGCCGATGCCATAGGCTTGGATCGGCGCGGCGTAGTCGAACGCCTCGGGCCGCGCGCACACGTCGGCCATTCGGTCGAGGCCCCAAAACTGCGCGCCCCACTTCTGCTTCAGATGCGGCGCCTGCAGGAAGTGGTCGCCGTGCATGTGCGTCACAACCATCGCATCAATCGCCTTGAGCCCGTAGTGCCGCTGCATCCCGGCGAGCGCGGTGTCGAGGAAGTTCGTCTGCAACAAGCCGCAGTCCACCACCAGCGCGCGCCCGCTGTCGGCGAGGATCATGTAGAAGTTCGGGAAGAAGCCCGGCCCGCGGAACTTGAACACGTGCGGCGACACCTGCCACACGTTCGGGACCTTCGACGGCTTCGACGTCTTGTCCTGCATCGCCCCCGCAAACGTGGTCACCGGGTAACCGCGCACGAGCAGCCGCTCGAGGTGGAAGAGCTTCTGCTGGAAT
Proteins encoded in this region:
- a CDS encoding MBL fold metallo-hydrolase; translation: MRPPVEAIKLDQTFGKMDTFTWRGREFRCIDTRGNSPGHMSYFLNDGGRWLAFTGDVMLDGAKMHTWFDSEWDYGFAAGVWAAANAAGQVVAFDPAWMLPSHGPPIANAKKQLEEFQQKLFHLERLLVRGYPVTTFAGAMQDKTSKPSKVPNVWQVSPHVFKFRGPGFFPNFYMILADSGRALVVDCGLLQTNFLDTALAGMQRHYGLKAIDAMVVTHMHGDHFLQAPHLKQKWGAQFWGLDRMADVCARPEAFDYAAPIQAYGIGVDRLKFDRLFKSGEQFAWEGFRFTIDWMPGQTEFALCMTGVIDGRKVAFTGDNIFGNPADPQQNGHEAMCARTSGILDEGYIVGAEYLSKLRPDILLGGHSYVMDQPAKFIERYRKWAYDMRDAFKTVSSEPEYRWWFDPFWVRAEPHRVQVKRGGSAEVKVNVRNFESKPVAFEITPHAPPGLVAEPKGWGHGVAAQTVTHFMLKLAADADATPGVRIVAFDITRAGRRHGELFDCIVEIVP
- a CDS encoding DUF1552 domain-containing protein gives rise to the protein MSFISRRQFLRAAGVSLALPALDSSAPFARAAAAGPIRRMVCCCATLGIHAENLFPATTGRDFELTPYLEPLKEFRRGFTLFSGVSHPEVDGGHSSEASFLTAAPHPGASSFRNTISLDQFVLEKLPPATRFGSLVLNTGNGGTGLSVSRSGVKVPADWRPSEVFKKLFVNGTPREVAQQGDRLRDGRSIMDTVAGDAKRLQSRVTARDREKLDEYFTTVREVEQRLKLAEDWAKKPKPQVSTPPPTDVQNAADFVARTRLMFDLAHLALQTDSTRVITLMIQGHNSVPPVQGITIDWHNLSHHGKDPEKLAQLRVIELEQMKLLAAFLAKLKSSKESGADLLANTMVLYGSNLGNASSHDTRNMPLLLAGGGFKHGQHLAGDQRNNTPAGQIFVAMLQRLGIETDNFASGRGRMKGLELA
- a CDS encoding HEAT repeat domain-containing protein, with amino-acid sequence MNRLIPWVRSLLRHARAAGACAAWVPLVMHPLKDAPTHEMLRAALKEPDPVVRERALEALAFIRDPADAGAVRSMWTADLEATRQQAAKTAAVLGLPASPAQRAAELRVKPVVSAPPASAVATLRSTNLVTWLRGLRALDDAAARQHAAAVLASLARPEVAVQEEAVRAVQRGKIAAAIPELLKRLDDPDEGLRLASADALAAMFEDAPRADLTAAMVRRLELDPSGQVRRMAGLTLVAIHDAPSQGALMRLLRHERGMTRASAALATGAWGDAKLASELHALLEDREDLVARSAASALGQLRNPDSRAPVLAAFESRGPVVQEQAAWALGELKHTNATTVMTAKLTTPHETLKTAIVLALGKAGDKRALPSIRQVLVQITFDINLPRAREAAFTVLTDAGDKLAIPRAIQIVTLPVIPPPPGGGPSFDEPFVRIAALRYLAAVGDRATGNALVAAVKVPLPSEIRPAVAETLGKLLGGSFQPVPDETFRSYFVESVAPREHKPAPPLGVVAVP
- a CDS encoding SEL1-like repeat protein, giving the protein MGSLAATWALFAACTSSELSAAREKALKGDAQAQLELAQMYLYGKGAKQDHEEAAKQGDPEAKAELAAMPDKPAMPPEPK